AATAAACAGCACAACAATCAACGCAAAGCCTCCGGAATAAGGTGCGCTCATCGTAACACCCCCTTTCGGCAAGAAGAAGCCTGTCGAGCGCTTCATCCTCATCATATGTATGGCAAGCGTGCATGTTATGGGCGGATGACTAAAGCGGAAAGAGGTTTTTTTTTCATTGGAAATATGGTATAGTTATTGTCGTGGCTGAAGAGGCGAGCATGTTGTTTCTTGGGCGCGCTTGGGCGCCATTCGATCTGCGCCGCTTGAAAGCGTGGGAACATTCAATCGAAAAAAGATGTAGGAGTTGTGAAGCGAATGAAAAAATGGATGATGGCCGCTGCCGTCGTTTCGCTCATGGCTTTGTCGGCCTGCAGCAACGACGGTTCGGAAGCGATTGTGGAAACGAAAAACGGCAATATTACGAAAGACGAATTTTATAATGAGATGAAAGAGCGCGTCGGCAAATCCGTCCTTCGTGATTTGATTGACGAAAAAGTGTTGAGCAAAAAATACAAGGTAACCGATGAAGAGATCGACCGCGAAATCGAACGAATCAAGGAAGCGTATGGAACGCAATATGATTTGGCCGTGCAGCAGAACGGAGAAAAAGTGATCCGCGAAATGGTCAAGCTCGATTTGCTGCGGACGAAAGCGGCCGTTGAAGACATAAAAGTGACGGAGAAAGAGCTGAAGGAGTATTATGACAACTACAAGCCGAAAATTCGCGCCAGCCATATTTTGGTCAAAGATGAAAAAACAGCAAAAGAAGTAAAGGCGAAGCTTGATAAAGGCGAGGATTTCGCCAAGTTGGCCAAAGAATACTCCCAAGATCCAGGCTCGGCGTCCAACGGCGGCGATTTAGGCTGGTTTGGCCCAGGGAAAATGGTCAAGGAGTTTGAAGAAGCCGCCTATAAGCTGAAAGTCGGCGAAGTGAGCGATCCGGTGAAAACGGATTACGGCTACCATATCATTAAAGTGACGGACAAAGAAAAGAAAAAGTCGTTCAACGAAATGAAAGACGAAATTGCGTTTGAAGTCAAACGGAACAAGCTTGATCCTGCGACGATGCAGTCAAAAGTGGACAAATTGGTGAAAGATGCCGGTGTTGAGATCAAAGACAAAGATTTGCAAGATGTGATCGAGCAGCAAGGAAAACAGTAAAAAAACGGAAGCAGAACATCCCTGCTTCCGTTTTTTTATTTGTGGGCTTGACCTTTCTGCTGTTCAACAACGGGAGATCAGCCGAGCTGCTCGCGAATGGCGGCCGCGATCGCCTGCAGGTCAGCGGGCGTATAGTCGCTTGCATGCGACTTCCAGACCGCGCCAAACCCATCCCCTTTGCCGTAGCGTGGAATGAGGTGAAGATGGTAATGGAACACCGTCTGCCCCGCTTGCTCGCCATTGTTGTTCAATAAGTTGAGCCCGACCGGGGAAAATGCTCGCCTGAGTGCATTGGCAATCGTCGGCACTGCGCGAAACAGTTGGCCGGCCGCCTCCGACGTGAGGGTGAAAATGTTTTCCGTATGTACTTTCGGGATGACAAGCGTATGCCCTTTTGTCACTTGGCTGATGTCCAAAAACGCGAGCACATGGTCGTCTTCGTACACTTTCGCCGCGGGCAATTCGCCGTTAATGATTTTGCAAAAAATGCAATCGCTCACTGTGGTCACCCTTTCCTTCCTATTTTCTTCATTTTACCATAAAAAAACCGGGATGTAATCCCGCAACGCAGGTTACATCCCGGTTGGTGAAAAGGGGAGAGGATGATTCAAGCAAATGTGCGTTTGATGAACACCCCATTTGCAGCAAAAATTGGTTCGGCGTGAGCGCTTCCTTTGTTCAACGTGACCATCCCCTTTGGACAGGCTCGTTGCTTCCCAGCAACGAATGCGATGGTCGCTTCCTAGGAACGTTTACAACGTTTTGCGGCTCACAACGGTGTCTTTGACGAACACCCCATTTCGGATGGATCGTTCATCAACTTTTTGATTCCTCATCCCCTCTTCGCTATTTATCATGCCCGGCTTGAGTGAGTTTATGCAAAAGAACGGTGTGATCTTTTTTGGTAAGCGAGGCTATAGTTTGGTACAATGGGGACAAAGGCCAGAACGGAAAGGGAGCGGACGATGACGCTTTTAGAAGTGAAGGATCTATCCGGAGGCTACACGGCGCAAAACGTGCTTGAAGACGTGACGTTTGTGGTCGACCGCGGCGAAATGGTCGCCTTGATCGGCCTAAATGGAGCCGGCAAAAGCACGACGATCAAACATATTATCGGCTTGATGGAACCGCGCCGCGGCGCGATTTCCATTAACGGCTATCGGCTTGCGGACGGGCCGGAAACGTATCGAAGGCAGTTTGCTTATATCCCGGAAACGCCGGTGTTGTATGAAGAATTGACGCTTGAGGAACATTTGCGTCTAGCAGCGATGGCGTACGGGTTGAGCGAAGCAGAGTATGAACGCCGCCTTCCGCCGCTGCTTCGCGAGTTTCGATTGGAGCGGCGGCTTTCCTCGTTTCCGGCTCATTTTTCGAAAGGAATGAAGCAAAAAGTCATGATTGTATGCGCCTTTTTGCTTGAACCGCCGCTTTATATCATCGATGAGCCGTTTCTCGGCCTCGATCCGCTTGCCATTCACGCCCTGCTTGAGCGAATGAATGAACAGAAAGCGAAGGGGGCGGGCATTTTGCTGTCGACGCA
Above is a window of Geobacillus thermoleovorans DNA encoding:
- a CDS encoding ABC transporter ATP-binding protein, translated to MTLLEVKDLSGGYTAQNVLEDVTFVVDRGEMVALIGLNGAGKSTTIKHIIGLMEPRRGAISINGYRLADGPETYRRQFAYIPETPVLYEELTLEEHLRLAAMAYGLSEAEYERRLPPLLREFRLERRLSSFPAHFSKGMKQKVMIVCAFLLEPPLYIIDEPFLGLDPLAIHALLERMNEQKAKGAGILLSTHILATAERYCDSFVILHNGRVKAKGTLDDIRRQFGLRGASLDELYVELTKDDAP
- a CDS encoding peptidylprolyl isomerase, giving the protein MKKWMMAAAVVSLMALSACSNDGSEAIVETKNGNITKDEFYNEMKERVGKSVLRDLIDEKVLSKKYKVTDEEIDREIERIKEAYGTQYDLAVQQNGEKVIREMVKLDLLRTKAAVEDIKVTEKELKEYYDNYKPKIRASHILVKDEKTAKEVKAKLDKGEDFAKLAKEYSQDPGSASNGGDLGWFGPGKMVKEFEEAAYKLKVGEVSDPVKTDYGYHIIKVTDKEKKKSFNEMKDEIAFEVKRNKLDPATMQSKVDKLVKDAGVEIKDKDLQDVIEQQGKQ
- a CDS encoding YjcZ family sporulation protein, with the protein product MSAPYSGGFALIVVLFILLIIVGCACVIY
- a CDS encoding HIT family protein; translation: MSDCIFCKIINGELPAAKVYEDDHVLAFLDISQVTKGHTLVIPKVHTENIFTLTSEAAGQLFRAVPTIANALRRAFSPVGLNLLNNNGEQAGQTVFHYHLHLIPRYGKGDGFGAVWKSHASDYTPADLQAIAAAIREQLG